From Arthrobacter sp. FW306-2-2C-D06B, a single genomic window includes:
- the upp gene encoding uracil phosphoribosyltransferase, which translates to MRTLVVDHPLVAHKLTVLRDKNTPSPVFRQLTEELVTLLAYEATREVRTEAVEIETPVTKAIGTAFTKPTPLVVPILRAGLGMLEGMTKLVPTAEVGFLGMARDEETLDIITYAERLPEDLTGRQIFVLDPMLATGGTLREAIKFLFKRGASDVTCICLLAAPEGLAKLEEELSDANVKIVLASIDERLNEKAYIVPGLGDAGDRLYGVAG; encoded by the coding sequence ATGCGCACACTCGTCGTGGACCACCCGCTGGTCGCTCACAAGCTCACCGTTCTGCGGGATAAGAACACTCCTTCACCGGTCTTCCGGCAACTCACCGAAGAACTCGTCACCCTCCTGGCCTACGAGGCCACCCGAGAGGTCAGGACCGAAGCGGTAGAGATCGAAACCCCCGTCACCAAGGCGATCGGTACCGCCTTCACGAAGCCGACGCCGCTGGTGGTTCCCATCCTGCGCGCGGGCCTCGGCATGCTCGAGGGCATGACCAAGCTGGTCCCCACCGCCGAAGTGGGCTTCCTGGGCATGGCCCGCGACGAAGAGACCCTGGACATCATCACCTACGCCGAGCGCCTCCCCGAGGACCTCACCGGCCGCCAGATCTTCGTCCTGGACCCCATGCTCGCCACTGGCGGCACCCTGCGCGAGGCCATCAAGTTCCTCTTCAAGCGCGGCGCGTCGGACGTCACGTGCATCTGCCTGCTCGCCGCGCCGGAGGGCCTGGCCAAGCTCGAGGAAGAACTTTCCGACGCCAACGTGAAGATCGTTCTCGCCTCGATCGACGAGAGGCTCAACGAGAAGGCCTACATCGTTCCGGGCCTGGGCGACGCCGGAGACCGCCTGTACGGCGTGGCCGGCTAG
- the tadA gene encoding tRNA adenosine(34) deaminase TadA, protein MSTNEPYHAEHAAWMGLALDEARRALDTEDVPIGAVVLGPDGGVLGAGRNEREAHGDPTAHAEIVAIREAAAALQRHALELGEGGDGWRLEDCTLVVTLEPCAMCAGAIVLARIPRVVFGAWDEKAGAAGSVFDILRERRLNHWVEVYAGVREEECSALLRDFFAAHRK, encoded by the coding sequence ATGAGCACCAACGAGCCTTATCACGCGGAGCACGCGGCCTGGATGGGCCTGGCCCTGGACGAGGCCCGGCGGGCGCTCGATACGGAGGATGTGCCGATCGGCGCTGTCGTCTTAGGGCCCGACGGCGGCGTGCTGGGTGCCGGGCGGAACGAACGGGAGGCGCATGGCGACCCAACGGCGCACGCCGAGATCGTCGCCATCCGCGAGGCAGCCGCCGCCCTGCAACGCCACGCCCTTGAACTCGGCGAAGGCGGAGACGGCTGGCGGCTCGAGGACTGCACCCTCGTGGTGACGCTGGAGCCGTGTGCGATGTGTGCCGGAGCCATCGTGCTGGCCCGGATTCCGCGGGTGGTCTTCGGCGCCTGGGATGAGAAGGCCGGTGCCGCCGGATCGGTGTTCGACATCCTGCGGGAACGCCGGCTCAACCACTGGGTGGAGGTTTACGCAGGCGTGCGCGAAGAGGAATGTTCGGCCCTGTTGCGCGATTTCTTCGCTGCTCACCGGAAATAG
- a CDS encoding TDT family transporter: MGKPSDLFANLTPNWFASIMGTGIVATAAATLPLQFPALRSVATAIWGVVFLLLILLTAATVVHWVRHRETARSHHNNPVMAHFYGAPPMAMLTVGAATLLLGNDIIGERLALGIDAGLWTLGTILGLASAVAVPYLQFTRHKVTAADAFGGWLMPVVPPMVSASTGALLLPYVPSGQLRLTMLMACYAMFGLSLLASLIIIPLIWYRLAVHKNLAPSAVPTLWIVLGPLGQSITAANLLGSNAHLAASGALASGMEVFGVLYGVPVLGFALMWAAIAAVITMRTVRRGLPFSLTWWSFTFPLGTCVTGLNGLAAHTHLAVFEAMAVGGYTLLLGAWAVVATRTFHGSVIKGVLFQAPRGQAPAVSAGAAPVAASPSTVSRAAA, encoded by the coding sequence ATGGGAAAACCTTCTGACCTCTTCGCCAACCTGACGCCGAACTGGTTTGCCAGCATCATGGGCACTGGAATCGTCGCGACTGCGGCAGCGACCCTTCCGCTACAGTTTCCCGCTTTGCGCTCAGTTGCGACCGCTATTTGGGGCGTGGTCTTCCTCCTCTTGATCCTCCTGACGGCCGCGACTGTAGTCCACTGGGTCCGGCACCGCGAAACCGCACGCAGCCATCACAACAACCCGGTCATGGCACACTTCTATGGCGCACCGCCCATGGCTATGCTCACCGTTGGTGCGGCGACCTTGTTGCTGGGCAACGACATCATCGGCGAGCGGCTGGCTCTGGGCATCGATGCCGGACTGTGGACGCTCGGCACCATACTTGGGCTGGCAAGCGCGGTTGCCGTGCCGTACCTGCAGTTCACCCGGCACAAGGTCACTGCGGCGGATGCCTTCGGCGGCTGGCTGATGCCGGTGGTTCCTCCCATGGTCTCGGCCTCTACGGGGGCTCTGCTGCTTCCATATGTTCCTTCCGGGCAACTGCGGTTGACGATGCTCATGGCCTGCTACGCGATGTTCGGCCTCAGCCTCCTGGCCTCCCTGATCATCATTCCCTTGATTTGGTACCGTCTGGCCGTTCACAAGAACCTGGCGCCATCCGCCGTTCCTACCCTGTGGATCGTCCTGGGACCGCTGGGACAGTCCATCACGGCGGCCAACCTGCTGGGCTCCAATGCGCATCTGGCTGCTTCCGGGGCGCTGGCATCCGGGATGGAAGTATTCGGGGTCCTCTATGGGGTGCCTGTTTTGGGTTTTGCGCTGATGTGGGCGGCTATAGCGGCGGTCATCACGATGCGGACCGTGCGCAGGGGCTTGCCGTTCTCCCTGACCTGGTGGTCTTTTACCTTCCCGCTGGGGACGTGCGTCACGGGCTTGAACGGGCTCGCTGCGCACACGCACTTGGCGGTCTTTGAGGCGATGGCCGTCGGGGGTTACACGTTGTTGCTTGGCGCGTGGGCCGTGGTCGCAACCCGGACGTTCCACGGAAGCGTCATCAAAGGGGTCCTCTTCCAGGCGCCCAGGGGTCAGGCACCAGCCGTTTCCGCGGGTGCGGCGCCCGTGGCGGCGAGTCCATCGACTGTGTCCCGGGCGGCGGCCTAA
- a CDS encoding acylphosphatase codes for MSSPVRVTAMVTGRVQGVGFRYSTMHQARMLGLTGEATNQLDGSVQVIAEGDREAVDSLLEWLQSRDAPGRVKHVDATFTQATGEFSGFWVD; via the coding sequence ATGAGTTCCCCGGTGCGGGTCACGGCCATGGTGACCGGCCGCGTCCAGGGCGTCGGCTTCCGCTACTCGACAATGCACCAGGCCCGAATGCTCGGACTGACCGGGGAGGCGACCAACCAGTTGGATGGCTCGGTGCAGGTGATCGCTGAGGGTGATCGCGAAGCCGTCGACTCCCTGCTCGAATGGCTGCAATCCCGGGATGCCCCGGGCCGCGTAAAACACGTGGATGCCACGTTCACGCAAGCCACCGGCGAGTTCTCCGGATTCTGGGTGGACTGA
- a CDS encoding VOC family protein codes for MTVSFNHTIVYATDKRRSAEFLAKVFGLPEPQPMWSFVTVAFDHGVALDFATADRPISPQHYAFLVSEDDFDGIFARIQAEGIPYWADPARSRPQQINHNDGGRGVYFADPDGHFLEAITRPYGSGAA; via the coding sequence ATGACCGTCTCTTTCAACCACACCATCGTCTACGCAACCGACAAGCGCCGTTCCGCGGAGTTCCTCGCCAAGGTATTTGGCCTGCCGGAGCCACAGCCCATGTGGTCCTTCGTGACCGTGGCCTTTGACCATGGAGTAGCCCTCGATTTCGCCACGGCGGACCGGCCCATCTCGCCCCAGCACTATGCCTTCCTGGTCAGTGAGGACGACTTCGATGGGATCTTCGCCCGGATCCAGGCCGAGGGCATCCCCTATTGGGCGGATCCTGCACGTTCCCGCCCCCAGCAGATCAACCACAACGACGGCGGACGCGGCGTCTACTTCGCGGATCCGGACGGGCATTTCCTGGAGGCAATCACGCGGCCGTACGGATCGGGCGCCGCATGA
- a CDS encoding LysR family transcriptional regulator, whose translation MLSPGVPELSALEMLATVHELGSLSAAGKHLGLSQQAVSSRMRALEARIGAALLNRTPRGSTLTESGVLVAGWAAEVLAAAERLDAGIASIRSDSLRQLHVAASQTIAEHLLPHWLVALRRQQEAAGTTPTVVELTVSNSESAAANVRSGDADIAFIESPHLPPGLSTASVQEDDLVLVVSPLHPWARRKSAVTAAELARTALVTREHGSGTRDALEHVLTAAGAPPSVPPLVELPTTAAVRSAVAAGTAPAVLSALAVRDDVTLQRLVVVPVRGVLLRRTLTAVWLSGRIPPQGPARDLAAIAARPLPGATPVKPRT comes from the coding sequence GTGCTCAGCCCCGGTGTTCCCGAGCTTTCCGCCCTCGAAATGCTCGCCACAGTGCACGAGTTGGGGAGCCTCTCGGCAGCCGGCAAGCATCTCGGGCTTTCCCAACAGGCTGTCTCGTCCCGGATGCGAGCCCTCGAAGCCCGGATTGGCGCGGCACTCCTGAACCGCACGCCCCGCGGCTCCACGCTCACGGAATCCGGCGTTTTGGTGGCCGGATGGGCGGCCGAGGTCCTCGCCGCCGCGGAACGGCTCGACGCCGGAATCGCATCGATCCGTTCGGACAGTCTCCGCCAGTTGCACGTCGCAGCCAGCCAGACCATCGCCGAGCACCTTCTGCCCCATTGGCTGGTTGCCTTGCGGCGGCAACAGGAGGCCGCCGGTACCACGCCCACCGTCGTGGAACTGACGGTGTCCAACAGCGAGAGCGCGGCGGCCAACGTCCGTTCCGGTGACGCCGATATCGCGTTCATAGAGAGTCCGCATCTCCCGCCAGGCCTGAGCACGGCCAGCGTCCAGGAGGACGATTTGGTTTTGGTGGTTTCGCCGCTCCATCCGTGGGCCCGGCGAAAGTCAGCTGTCACCGCCGCCGAACTGGCCCGCACCGCACTGGTCACCAGGGAACACGGCAGCGGGACGAGGGACGCTTTGGAACACGTGCTTACGGCGGCCGGTGCACCGCCGTCGGTCCCTCCCCTAGTGGAACTGCCGACGACGGCGGCCGTGCGTTCCGCGGTAGCTGCCGGAACGGCGCCTGCCGTACTCAGTGCGCTGGCGGTGCGGGACGACGTCACCCTTCAGCGCCTGGTCGTTGTGCCGGTACGCGGCGTGCTGCTCCGCCGCACACTGACCGCCGTCTGGCTGAGCGGAAGGATCCCGCCCCAGGGCCCCGCACGGGACCTCGCGGCAATCGCCGCCCGGCCGCTTCCCGGCGCAACCCCGGTGAAACCGCGGACCTAG
- a CDS encoding MFS transporter, with protein sequence MKRTIPVWLAIVAASLPVFMATLDNLVVTNALPVMHKALGASVEELQWIVNAYSLSFAAFMLLAVGLGDRFGRRHVFIAGLAIFTLASAAAAVSTDPWQLIAARAVQGVGSAALMPLSLTLLVGSVSDKLRPLAIGIWGGVSGLGVALGPLIGGAVVEGWSWEAIFWLNVPIGILSIPLALFALPNSFGARVRADVVGLLLSGLGLLALVFGIVRGNDAGWSSAEVLGGLIGGGVLLLAFVLWESRVAAPLLPLRLFRDRSFTVANLIGLTFSFGIFGSVFILIQFLQVVQGHGPLAAGVMTMPWTLAPMFVAPLAGLLAPRLGTRTLMIAGLALLTAGMFWLAGVLSATVPYETLVPGFVAAGIGMGLVFAPMSTAVLANMRAEDHAKASGTNSTLREIGVALGVAVLTAVFTGAGGKLTPTGYVDAAIPAIYVGASVLVLATLVAWLLPSRARARQAETETGAGAVTAVEPSLQNA encoded by the coding sequence ATGAAACGCACCATTCCCGTCTGGCTGGCCATTGTGGCGGCCTCCCTTCCCGTCTTCATGGCCACCCTGGACAACCTTGTGGTCACCAACGCACTGCCGGTCATGCACAAGGCCCTCGGCGCGAGCGTCGAAGAACTGCAGTGGATCGTCAACGCCTACTCCCTGAGCTTCGCGGCGTTCATGTTGCTGGCCGTCGGCCTGGGGGACCGCTTCGGCCGCCGCCACGTCTTCATCGCCGGCCTTGCCATCTTTACCCTCGCTTCCGCAGCGGCAGCCGTCAGCACCGATCCGTGGCAGCTCATCGCTGCCCGCGCAGTCCAAGGCGTGGGGTCAGCGGCGCTCATGCCGCTATCGCTCACCCTGCTGGTAGGTTCGGTCAGCGACAAGCTCCGCCCGCTCGCCATCGGCATCTGGGGCGGAGTCTCGGGCCTGGGTGTCGCCCTGGGACCGCTCATCGGAGGCGCAGTCGTGGAAGGCTGGAGCTGGGAAGCGATCTTCTGGCTCAACGTGCCCATCGGAATCCTGTCGATCCCGCTCGCCCTCTTCGCGCTGCCGAACAGCTTCGGCGCCCGCGTCCGCGCCGACGTCGTGGGCCTTCTTCTCTCCGGACTGGGGCTCCTGGCACTCGTCTTCGGCATTGTCCGAGGGAACGACGCCGGCTGGTCAAGTGCCGAAGTCCTCGGCGGCTTGATCGGTGGTGGCGTCCTGCTGCTCGCCTTCGTTCTGTGGGAATCCCGCGTCGCCGCACCGCTGCTTCCGCTCCGGCTCTTCCGCGACCGCAGCTTCACCGTGGCCAACCTGATCGGCCTGACCTTCAGCTTCGGGATCTTCGGATCCGTCTTCATCCTCATCCAGTTCCTGCAGGTGGTGCAGGGCCACGGTCCCCTCGCGGCCGGTGTCATGACCATGCCCTGGACCCTGGCGCCCATGTTCGTCGCACCGCTGGCAGGTCTGCTGGCACCGCGGCTTGGCACCAGGACCCTGATGATTGCGGGTCTCGCGCTGCTCACAGCCGGCATGTTCTGGCTGGCCGGGGTCCTTTCCGCGACCGTCCCGTACGAAACGTTGGTGCCAGGCTTTGTAGCGGCGGGAATCGGAATGGGCCTGGTTTTCGCCCCGATGTCGACGGCGGTGCTCGCCAACATGCGCGCCGAGGACCACGCGAAGGCGAGCGGGACCAACTCCACGCTCCGGGAGATCGGTGTAGCACTCGGCGTCGCCGTTCTGACTGCTGTCTTCACGGGAGCCGGCGGCAAACTCACCCCCACGGGCTATGTGGACGCGGCCATTCCCGCCATCTACGTTGGTGCGTCGGTGCTGGTCCTTGCCACCTTGGTGGCGTGGCTCCTTCCATCCCGCGCCCGCGCACGCCAGGCTGAAACCGAAACAGGGGCGGGAGCGGTCACCGCCGTCGAGCCCTCGCTACAAAACGCCTAA
- a CDS encoding TetR/AcrR family transcriptional regulator, which yields MVKKTVGTGAPETGSTGQATAERIPAAQRRELILEAATGVFAERGYAGSTTDQVAKAAGISQPYVVRMFGTKETLFLEALDRAQGKLLRAFRDVIAAYDAGELTEELRHLDPAAGSGRPEQLKQLMAIAYADLVEDRGILMMLMQAFVSGHEPAIGARAREGFLDIYRLVRDEAGLSPETSRDFLAQGMLMNTLIGIRLPEVYEQDETAEELLECTLRSKLPMVLKASKAQRRAG from the coding sequence GTGGTGAAGAAAACGGTGGGCACAGGCGCCCCGGAAACAGGCTCAACCGGCCAGGCAACTGCCGAACGCATACCCGCGGCTCAACGGCGCGAACTGATCCTGGAAGCTGCCACCGGCGTCTTCGCCGAGAGGGGCTACGCCGGCTCGACCACGGACCAGGTGGCAAAGGCCGCGGGCATCAGCCAGCCGTACGTCGTGCGGATGTTCGGCACCAAGGAGACCCTGTTCCTGGAGGCCTTGGACCGCGCCCAGGGCAAGTTGCTGCGCGCGTTCCGCGACGTCATCGCGGCCTACGACGCCGGAGAGCTCACCGAAGAATTGCGTCACCTCGATCCTGCCGCCGGGAGCGGCCGCCCGGAACAGCTCAAGCAGCTCATGGCGATCGCCTACGCGGACCTGGTGGAGGACCGCGGGATCCTCATGATGCTGATGCAGGCTTTCGTTTCAGGCCACGAACCAGCCATCGGGGCACGGGCCCGGGAAGGATTCCTGGATATTTATCGCCTGGTGCGGGACGAAGCCGGCCTGTCCCCCGAAACCTCCCGCGACTTCCTTGCGCAGGGCATGCTCATGAACACGCTGATCGGGATCCGCCTGCCGGAAGTCTACGAGCAGGACGAGACCGCCGAGGAGTTGCTTGAGTGCACCCTGCGGTCCAAGCTGCCCATGGTGCTCAAGGCAAGCAAGGCGCAGCGCCGGGCGGGTTAG